CCCAGCCAGCGTGCGGCCTCGGACGATGCCAGCACCACCGCGGCAGCGCCGTCGCTGATCGAGCTCGCGTTGGCGGCGGTCACCGTGCCGCCCTCCTGGAAGGCGGGCTTCAGGGTCGGGATCTTGGCGTAGTTCACCCGGCGGGGTTCTTCATCCTCGGCCACCATCGGCGCGCCGCCGTCGGGCTGGACCGGCAGGATCTCGTTGCCGAACTCGCCTGCGTCCATCGCCGCGATGGCACGCCTGTAGCTCTCCGCGGCAAATGCGTCCTGTTCCTCGCGCGTGATCCCATGGTTGCGTGCCAGGATCTCGGCGCAGTTGCCCATGTGCCCGTGGCCGTAGGCGTCGTGCAGCCCGTCGCGGAGGATAGCGTCCACCAGGATGCCATCTCCCAGCCGGTACCCGGTGCGCGCGCGCTCGGCCAGGTACGGGGCCGCGCTCATGTTCTCCATCCCGCCGGCGACCACGACCTCCGCGTCCCCGGCCTGGATTGCCTGGCAGCCCAGCATCACCGCCTTGAGCCCGGATCCGCACATCTTGTTGACCATGGTGGCCGGGACCGAGTTCGGCAACCCCGCAGCAAGCACACTCTGGCGGGCCGGTGCCTGACCCAGGCCGGCGCTCAATACGTTGCCCATGATTACCTCGCTGACCGCGTCGGTCGGCACGCCGGCCCGCCGCACGGCCTCGGCCACAACCAGGCCGCCGAGCCGCGTGGCAGGGATCGTCGCCAGGCCTCCCATGAACCGTCCGATCGGTGTTCGCACCGCACTCAGGACCATCACATCGCCCATGCCGCAACCTCCTGGTTTGACCCCCTGTCCAGTCTACCCGGCGCGCCCGCGCGCGCAAGCGGTTGCGTCAAGGGCCTTGTGAACCGCGCAAGCGTTTGAGCAAAGTCCAGGGTAGCGTGGTTTTTGACACCCCATTTCGGGCTGATGTATAATACGCTCGTCGTAAGACCTGCCACGATCGTTGAGGCGGCGGTTGGAAGTGGCGGCCGCGCCGGTTTGGGACGGCAGGTTCCTCAAGCGCAGGGTGGAGGAGCCTGCTTCCTGTCTGTTTGAGGGGTGATGGGGCGATGGCGGAGATCCGCGTGGGGAAGGACGAGAGTCTGGACGCCGCGCTGCGGCGGTTCAAGCGGCAGGTGAAGCGTTCCGGAATCCTCACCGATGCCAAGCGTCACGAGCACTTCGAAACGCCGGCCCAGAAGAAGCGCCGGAAGCTGGCCCGCAGCGCAAAGCGGCGGCGCCGCTAGGTCCGGCCGGGCAGGTCCAGGTCACAAGGGAACGCTGGTGAAGATCGAGCAGCGCCTCGAGGAGGACCTCAAGGCGGCGATGCGCGCCAGGGACGCGCTGCGCACCTCGACCATCCGCCTGGCGCGTGCGGCGCTGAAGAACGCCGAGATCGAACGCCGCCGGCCACTTGCCGAGTCCGAGGTGATCGAGGTCGTGCAGCGCGAAGTCCGGCGCCGCCGCGAGGCGATCGAGGGTTTCACGCGGGGCGGGAGGGACGATCTCGTAGCGAAGGAGCAGCTGGAGATGGCCATCCTGCTGGGCTACCTCCCTGCGCCGTTGGAAGATGCCGA
This DNA window, taken from Armatimonadota bacterium, encodes the following:
- a CDS encoding thiolase family protein; amino-acid sequence: MGDVMVLSAVRTPIGRFMGGLATIPATRLGGLVVAEAVRRAGVPTDAVSEVIMGNVLSAGLGQAPARQSVLAAGLPNSVPATMVNKMCGSGLKAVMLGCQAIQAGDAEVVVAGGMENMSAAPYLAERARTGYRLGDGILVDAILRDGLHDAYGHGHMGNCAEILARNHGITREEQDAFAAESYRRAIAAMDAGEFGNEILPVQPDGGAPMVAEDEEPRRVNYAKIPTLKPAFQEGGTVTAANASSISDGAAAVVLASSEAARWLGRTPLARITGQAVAAMAPEWFTIAPAEAIRRLLARVGWTAQDVNLFEINEAFSAVVIGVTRELGIGTERVNVRGGAVAMGHPIGASGARIFTTLLHAMAARGERRGVAAACLAGGEAVALAVEVAAA
- a CDS encoding 30S ribosomal protein S21 — protein: MAEIRVGKDESLDAALRRFKRQVKRSGILTDAKRHEHFETPAQKKRRKLARSAKRRRR
- a CDS encoding GatB/YqeY domain-containing protein; this translates as MPSVTSTSKRRPRRSAGSWPAAQSGGAARSGRAGPGHKGTLVKIEQRLEEDLKAAMRARDALRTSTIRLARAALKNAEIERRRPLAESEVIEVVQREVRRRREAIEGFTRGGRDDLVAKEQLEMAILLGYLPAPLEDAELRRIVAEVVAETGATGGREFGRVMGQVMRRVAGRAEGRAVERIVREALGC